A DNA window from Trichosurus vulpecula isolate mTriVul1 chromosome 2, mTriVul1.pri, whole genome shotgun sequence contains the following coding sequences:
- the PARK7 gene encoding Parkinson disease protein 7: MASKKALVILAKGAEEMETVIPVDLMRRAGMKVVVAGLSGKNAVQCSRDVLICPDASLEDAKKEGPYDVIVLPGGNLGAQNLSESADVKKLLKEQEKRKGLIAAICAGPTALLAHEISFGSKVTTHPLAKDKMMNGNHYTYSENRVEKDGAILTSRGPGTSFEFGLAIIEELMGKEVADQVKGPLVLKD; the protein is encoded by the exons atggcTTCAAAAAAAGCATTAGTCATCCTGGCTAAAGGAGCAGAGGAAATGGAAACAGTGATCCCTGTTGATCTGATGCGGAGGGCTGGA atgaaaGTTGTTGTGGCAGGTCTTTCTGGAAAGAATGCAGTGCAATGTAGCAGAGATGTACTCATTTGCCCTGATGCCAGTCTAGAAGATGCAAAAAAGGAG gGACCATATGATGTGATAGTTCTACCAGGAGGTAATCTGGGTGCACAAAACTTGAGTGAG AGTGCTGATGTGAAGAAATTGctgaaagaacaagagaaaagaaaaggcctCATAGCTGCCATTTGTGCAG GACCCACAGCTCTCTTGGCTCATGAAATAAGTTTTGGAAGCAAAGTTACAACCCACCCACTGGCCAAAGACAAGATGATGAATGGAA atCATTATACCTACTCTGAGAATCGTGTGGAGAAGGACGGCGCCATTCTTACGAGCCGGGGTCCTGGAACCAGCTTTGAGTTTGGGCTTGCGATTATTGAGGAACTGATGGGAAAAGAAGTAGCAGATCAAGTGAAAGGTCCGCTTGTTCTCAAAGATTAG